One segment of Dolichospermum sp. DET69 DNA contains the following:
- a CDS encoding RNA-binding protein — translation MSIRLYIGNLPKEEIDRQDLQAVFAEEGDAVTTKLIKDRKTGKCRGFGFLTVNNDEQADQIIEKYNGQMFKDTPIKLEKALPRTKGEEGDEQQQQQQPPVPKPVIQGSSGSSSPVPAGSKEGGRRDRDRDRDRNKKSRRGSGGGARETATSVDNEAFRPDPRWAADLEKLKQMLAAQTTN, via the coding sequence ATGTCCATTCGCCTATATATAGGAAATTTGCCCAAGGAAGAAATAGATCGTCAAGATTTGCAAGCTGTGTTTGCAGAAGAAGGCGATGCTGTCACCACTAAACTAATTAAAGACCGTAAAACAGGCAAATGCCGTGGTTTTGGTTTTTTAACGGTGAATAATGACGAACAAGCAGATCAAATTATTGAAAAATATAATGGTCAAATGTTCAAAGATACACCCATCAAGCTAGAAAAGGCTTTACCACGGACTAAAGGTGAGGAAGGTGACGAACAACAACAACAACAACAACCACCAGTCCCCAAACCAGTAATCCAAGGTAGTAGCGGTAGTAGTTCTCCTGTTCCTGCTGGTAGCAAAGAAGGCGGCCGTCGAGATCGGGATCGAGATCGGGATAGAAACAAAAAATCTCGCCGTGGTAGCGGTGGTGGTGCGCGTGAGACTGCTACTAGCGTTGATAACGAAGCTTTTCGTCCAGATCCACGTTGGGCAGCGGATTTAGAAAAGCTAAAACAGATGTTGGCTGCACAAACTACCAACTAA
- a CDS encoding M48 family metalloprotease yields the protein MPSHAESCLEAGLAALKQGNYYTAIANLEPLAKEQSEKKICLQAQVGLVMSYARTGEVSKAIALCQNLIANSNPRVQEWAILALEHLHKRKNQQKKSRKTNTQLVTSSNPAQQQPQTAYVGADGDTNIKPVSIYWRNARRAKVWQPLRKPNIIPSRLLAIFTFIALFWMGRELLKLVLVSINQILYQLPYLEPIQILYRDPSNLLLGLFIILMVFSPWLLDWVLTRFSGQEELTKEKLNSYSRETLRVLQRACQQQHWPTPQLRILPISAPMIISYGNLPRTARITVSQGLLQQLADDEIAAIYALSLGQLGRWDFGVMSLVLLVTMPFYGIYQQISVWGNQHQSKIWLWPATVLAAISYMSWCLFTGTALLNSRLRLYHSDRLSAEITGNPNGLIRALLKISIGVAHDVGLKEQTCWQLESLNLLAPVAYQHSIVLGSAAGHLPFESFFKWENFHPYRQWFTINSCHPAMGDRIEHLCQIARHWHLDSELYQTNPPQPILIKPQAFCLQIAPWLGIPLGVVFASLIWLIWQTAYSLHLLNLKWIYDNWSFVTGCMLIGFSIGTVMRINALFPDITPVNVQKNENFTNLLADPAILPIDSIRVCFTGKLLGRPGIGNCLAQDLILQTSQGLMKLHHIPWLGKSFNPQDLIGRQITVTGWLRRGASPWIDIQTLETQSGKKINSPHPIWSTVIAVVAQAWGAYIMLTGQ from the coding sequence ATGCCTTCCCACGCTGAATCATGTTTAGAGGCTGGTTTAGCTGCCCTCAAGCAGGGGAATTACTATACAGCGATCGCTAACCTGGAACCACTGGCCAAAGAACAAAGCGAAAAAAAGATTTGTTTACAGGCACAAGTGGGGTTAGTTATGTCCTATGCCCGCACTGGTGAAGTCTCTAAGGCGATCGCTCTGTGCCAAAATCTAATTGCTAATAGTAATCCTCGAGTTCAAGAGTGGGCAATACTTGCTCTTGAACACCTGCATAAACGCAAAAACCAGCAGAAAAAATCCCGCAAAACTAATACTCAACTTGTTACCAGTTCAAATCCTGCCCAACAACAGCCACAAACCGCTTATGTTGGTGCTGATGGTGACACCAATATCAAACCCGTTAGTATATATTGGCGAAATGCTAGGCGTGCTAAAGTCTGGCAACCCCTCCGCAAGCCGAATATTATCCCTTCCCGACTACTTGCCATCTTCACATTCATAGCACTGTTTTGGATGGGACGAGAGCTGCTAAAATTGGTACTGGTTTCAATTAATCAAATTTTATATCAACTGCCATACTTAGAACCCATCCAGATATTATATCGTGATCCTAGTAACTTACTTTTAGGACTATTTATCATCTTGATGGTATTCTCCCCTTGGTTACTCGACTGGGTACTAACAAGATTTTCTGGTCAAGAAGAGTTAACCAAAGAGAAATTAAATTCCTACAGCCGAGAAACATTAAGGGTATTACAACGCGCCTGTCAACAGCAGCACTGGCCAACCCCCCAACTAAGAATCTTACCAATTTCTGCCCCCATGATCATCAGTTATGGCAACCTACCCCGCACAGCCAGAATCACTGTTAGTCAAGGTTTATTACAACAACTGGCAGATGATGAAATAGCTGCCATCTATGCTTTATCTTTAGGGCAATTGGGTCGTTGGGATTTTGGGGTGATGTCCCTAGTTTTACTGGTGACAATGCCATTCTATGGAATATACCAGCAAATATCAGTTTGGGGAAATCAACATCAAAGTAAAATTTGGCTTTGGCCTGCTACAGTTTTAGCAGCCATTAGCTATATGAGTTGGTGTCTGTTCACGGGTACAGCCTTGCTTAACTCCCGATTGCGGCTTTACCATAGCGATCGCCTGTCTGCCGAAATCACTGGTAATCCCAATGGATTAATTCGCGCCTTACTAAAAATATCCATTGGTGTAGCTCATGATGTCGGACTCAAAGAACAAACCTGTTGGCAGTTAGAAAGCCTGAATCTTCTCGCCCCTGTTGCATATCAACACAGCATAGTTCTAGGCAGTGCCGCCGGACATCTACCTTTTGAATCATTTTTCAAGTGGGAAAATTTTCATCCCTACCGCCAATGGTTTACCATCAACAGTTGTCATCCGGCAATGGGCGATCGCATCGAACATCTTTGTCAAATAGCTCGCCATTGGCATTTAGACAGTGAATTATATCAAACAAATCCACCACAACCCATTCTGATTAAGCCCCAAGCCTTTTGTTTACAAATTGCTCCTTGGTTGGGAATCCCCCTTGGTGTTGTGTTTGCTAGTCTGATTTGGTTAATTTGGCAAACAGCATACAGCTTACATTTGTTAAACTTGAAGTGGATTTATGACAATTGGTCTTTTGTTACAGGTTGTATGTTGATCGGCTTTAGCATTGGTACAGTCATGCGGATAAATGCTTTATTTCCCGATATTACGCCTGTTAATGTTCAAAAAAACGAAAACTTCACCAACCTATTGGCAGATCCCGCTATTTTACCAATTGATAGCATTAGAGTCTGTTTTACTGGTAAACTGTTAGGCCGTCCTGGAATTGGTAATTGTTTAGCGCAAGACCTAATTCTACAAACTAGCCAAGGTTTAATGAAATTACATCATATTCCCTGGTTAGGAAAGTCATTCAATCCTCAAGACTTGATTGGCAGACAAATCACAGTTACAGGTTGGTTACGACGGGGGGCAAGTCCTTGGATTGATATCCAAACCCTAGAAACTCAAAGTGGCAAAAAAATTAATAGCCCTCATCCTATTTGGTCTACTGTCATCGCAGTTGTTGCCCAAGCATGGGGTGCTTATATTATGCTCACTGGTCAGTAG
- a CDS encoding peptide chain release factor 3, translating to MSIELQAELGQAVEQRRNFAIISHPDAGKTTLTEKLLLYGGAIHEAGAVKARRDQRKVTSDWMAMEQQRGISVTSTVLQFAYRNCQINLLDTPGHQDFSEDTYRTLAAADNAVMLIDAAKGLEPQTRKLFEVCKMRGIPIFTFVNKLDRPGREPIELLDEIEKELGLQTYAVNWPIGMGDRFKGVFDRQQQQVHLFERSSHGSKEAKETILNIGDSQIETLIEKGLYHQLKDELELLEGVCPELDLDLVHAGKMTPVFFGSAMTNFGVELFLNNFLNFALKPGIHSSSVGDVPPTYPEFTGFIFKLQANMDPKHRDRIAFVRVCTGKFEKDMTVNHARTGKVVRLSRPQKLFAQERESIDVAYPGDVIGLNNPGVFAIGDTIYTGQKLEYEGIPYFSPELFATLRNPNPSKFKQFQKGVSELREEGAVQIMYSVDEAKRDPILAAVGQLQFEVVQFRLQNEYGVETILDSLPYSVARWVEGGWEALKQVGRLFNTTTVKDSMGRPVLLFRNEWNCQQLEGDHPELKLSATAPVFSNQQPVEN from the coding sequence ATGTCCATTGAACTGCAAGCAGAACTAGGTCAAGCGGTAGAACAACGTCGCAACTTTGCGATTATTTCTCACCCTGATGCTGGTAAAACTACACTAACAGAAAAACTATTATTATACGGGGGTGCTATTCACGAAGCGGGAGCAGTAAAAGCCCGTAGAGACCAGCGAAAAGTAACTTCTGACTGGATGGCAATGGAACAACAACGGGGAATTTCCGTAACTTCAACGGTGTTACAATTTGCCTACCGCAATTGTCAAATTAATTTACTCGACACTCCTGGACACCAAGATTTTAGTGAAGACACCTATCGAACTTTGGCCGCAGCCGATAATGCAGTTATGCTGATAGATGCGGCTAAAGGTTTAGAACCCCAAACCCGGAAACTATTTGAAGTATGTAAAATGCGGGGTATCCCGATTTTTACCTTTGTGAATAAACTCGACCGTCCCGGCAGAGAACCGATAGAATTGTTGGATGAGATTGAGAAAGAATTAGGATTACAGACTTATGCTGTGAATTGGCCTATTGGCATGGGCGATCGCTTTAAAGGCGTATTTGACCGACAACAGCAGCAAGTTCATTTATTTGAGCGGAGTTCTCATGGTAGTAAAGAAGCAAAGGAAACTATCCTTAATATAGGCGATAGTCAAATTGAGACCTTAATAGAAAAAGGACTCTACCATCAACTTAAAGATGAGTTAGAACTCTTAGAAGGAGTTTGTCCAGAACTAGATTTAGACTTAGTACACGCAGGTAAAATGACCCCAGTTTTCTTTGGCAGTGCCATGACAAACTTCGGGGTGGAATTATTCCTCAACAACTTCCTAAACTTTGCCCTCAAACCAGGTATACATAGTAGCAGCGTCGGTGACGTTCCTCCTACCTATCCAGAATTTACAGGATTTATTTTCAAACTGCAAGCGAACATGGATCCGAAACACCGAGACAGAATAGCTTTTGTCCGGGTCTGCACAGGCAAGTTTGAAAAAGATATGACAGTAAATCATGCTCGAACTGGCAAAGTTGTCCGTCTATCTCGTCCACAAAAACTATTTGCCCAAGAAAGGGAATCTATTGATGTCGCGTATCCAGGAGACGTAATTGGTTTAAATAATCCAGGTGTTTTCGCAATTGGCGATACAATTTATACAGGGCAAAAATTAGAGTATGAGGGAATTCCCTATTTTTCCCCTGAACTATTTGCTACGTTGAGAAATCCCAACCCTTCAAAATTTAAACAGTTTCAAAAAGGTGTTTCTGAATTACGAGAAGAAGGTGCTGTACAAATTATGTACTCAGTTGATGAAGCCAAGCGTGATCCAATTTTAGCAGCGGTTGGTCAGTTGCAATTTGAGGTCGTACAGTTCCGCTTACAAAATGAGTATGGTGTAGAAACTATTCTCGATTCATTACCCTACAGTGTTGCCCGTTGGGTTGAAGGTGGTTGGGAAGCACTAAAACAGGTAGGACGTTTATTTAATACTACTACTGTTAAAGATAGCATGGGACGACCAGTATTATTATTCCGCAATGAATGGAATTGTCAACAGTTAGAAGGTGATCATCCAGAATTAAAATTAAGTGCTACCGCTCCCGTCTTTTCCAACCAACAACCAGTTGAAAATTAG
- a CDS encoding DUF1361 domain-containing protein, translated as MKAEVIELITTVLQVLQVNMRWMTWNLFLAFIPLALSVWLFRSKRGGSWVWWLGFLSFYAFLPNAPYLLTDVIHLIDDIRRVQSVWMITLVLFPVYIVVIFGGFEAYVISLINLGYYLHRNGKSKWIFPVELITHALSAVGIYWGRFLRFNSWDFITQPDAIITKGVEEILGKQPLVIIAITFVILWGLYWFMKRITLAFVHKGVTSQNDHHIHNIN; from the coding sequence ATGAAAGCAGAAGTGATTGAATTAATAACAACGGTTTTACAAGTTTTACAAGTGAATATGCGGTGGATGACTTGGAATCTATTTCTGGCTTTTATCCCTTTGGCTTTGAGTGTTTGGCTGTTTCGCAGTAAACGCGGAGGTTCATGGGTTTGGTGGCTAGGATTTCTGAGTTTCTATGCTTTTTTACCAAATGCACCTTATTTATTAACTGATGTTATTCATTTGATAGATGATATTCGCCGAGTTCAGTCAGTATGGATGATTACATTAGTCTTATTTCCTGTTTATATTGTCGTCATTTTTGGCGGATTTGAAGCTTATGTCATATCTTTAATAAATTTGGGTTACTATTTACATCGAAATGGTAAAAGTAAATGGATTTTTCCTGTTGAGTTGATAACTCATGCTCTTTCTGCTGTTGGTATTTATTGGGGCAGATTTTTGCGGTTTAATAGTTGGGATTTTATTACTCAACCAGATGCCATAATCACTAAAGGTGTAGAGGAAATACTTGGTAAACAGCCGTTGGTAATTATTGCTATTACTTTTGTAATTCTTTGGGGCTTATATTGGTTTATGAAACGAATTACTTTAGCTTTTGTTCATAAGGGTGTTACTTCACAAAATGATCACCATATTCACAATATTAACTAA
- a CDS encoding TlyA family RNA methyltransferase, producing the protein MKLVKQRLDTLLVDLGLSPSRQQAQRLIQAGEVTVNQHKVDKVGTEVDITAKIQVKERPPFVSRGGEKLAKALEFFAISVAGRICLDGGISTGGFTDCLLQAGAKQVYGVDVGYGQVDWKIRNDERVILKERTNLRQLQPEELYAENAILPDLIVVDVSFISLTKILPAVWQLTQAPREAVLLVKPQFEVGRSRIGKKGVVRDPRDQADAIFNVMKGALELGWKYQGLTWSPITGPAGNIEYLLWLGMESEIIPPTLAAIQEITKQVIQEFGKK; encoded by the coding sequence GTGAAATTAGTTAAACAGCGACTAGACACATTATTAGTAGATTTAGGTTTATCTCCCTCCCGTCAGCAAGCACAACGACTAATTCAAGCTGGAGAAGTAACTGTCAATCAACATAAGGTTGATAAAGTCGGAACTGAAGTGGATATTACCGCCAAAATCCAAGTTAAAGAACGTCCTCCTTTTGTTTCTCGTGGTGGTGAAAAACTGGCTAAGGCTTTAGAATTTTTTGCGATTTCTGTAGCTGGACGCATTTGTTTAGACGGGGGAATTTCGACAGGTGGTTTTACTGATTGTTTATTACAAGCTGGCGCAAAACAAGTTTATGGTGTAGATGTTGGCTATGGACAAGTTGACTGGAAAATCAGAAATGATGAACGGGTAATTTTAAAAGAACGCACGAATTTACGTCAATTACAACCAGAAGAATTATATGCTGAAAATGCCATACTTCCTGATTTAATAGTTGTGGATGTTTCGTTTATTTCCCTAACTAAAATTTTGCCCGCTGTATGGCAATTAACACAAGCTCCCAGAGAGGCTGTATTGCTAGTAAAACCACAATTTGAGGTTGGCAGGTCTCGGATAGGGAAAAAAGGTGTTGTCCGCGATCCTCGTGACCAAGCTGATGCAATTTTTAATGTTATGAAAGGGGCGTTAGAGTTGGGATGGAAATATCAGGGTTTAACTTGGTCGCCCATAACTGGACCGGCGGGAAATATTGAATATCTTTTATGGTTGGGAATGGAAAGTGAAATCATACCGCCAACTTTAGCAGCAATTCAAGAAATTACTAAACAAGTAATTCAGGAGTTTGGGAAAAAATGA
- a CDS encoding AbrB/MazE/SpoVT family DNA-binding domain-containing protein, translated as MTLANLSIPQQYTLDIEPEGRLTLPKEIQTMLNLESGDRLILTLEDNGKLQLISLKQQVKKLRGLLKYKSPDRNLVDELIQERRQEYLSE; from the coding sequence ATGACACTTGCTAATTTATCAATTCCTCAACAATATACACTTGATATTGAACCAGAAGGACGTTTGACTTTACCTAAAGAAATCCAAACCATGCTGAATTTAGAATCAGGAGATAGATTAATTTTAACTCTTGAAGATAATGGCAAACTTCAATTAATCAGCCTCAAACAACAAGTTAAAAAATTAAGAGGTTTATTAAAATATAAATCACCTGATAGAAACTTGGTAGATGAACTTATCCAGGAACGGAGACAGGAGTATTTAAGTGAATAA
- a CDS encoding type II toxin-antitoxin system VapC family toxin — MNKSVLDASAFLAYLRDETGAEIVENALIDGCYISIINWVEVLSKVVDLGESPEEIIKRLRDEGLLENSLEIIACNEEDAITIAKFRPLTKSAGLSLGDRACLALGKRLNLPVLTADKVWSSLSLGITINLIR, encoded by the coding sequence GTGAATAAATCTGTGTTAGATGCTTCTGCCTTTTTAGCTTATCTTAGAGATGAAACCGGGGCGGAAATTGTAGAAAATGCGTTGATTGATGGGTGCTATATCAGTATTATTAATTGGGTAGAGGTATTGTCAAAAGTTGTTGATTTAGGAGAATCACCAGAGGAAATTATTAAACGATTGAGAGATGAAGGATTATTAGAAAATAGTCTAGAAATTATTGCTTGTAATGAGGAAGATGCTATAACTATAGCTAAATTTCGACCTTTAACCAAAAGTGCAGGATTATCATTAGGAGATCGTGCTTGTCTTGCTTTAGGTAAACGCCTGAATTTACCTGTATTAACAGCAGATAAAGTTTGGAGTAGTTTATCTCTGGGAATTACAATTAATTTAATTCGTTAA
- a CDS encoding pentapeptide repeat-containing protein has product MHKKPYKNLRGCSFKDKDLAGADFSDADIRGADFSGANLQGANFTNAQAGLQKRWAIFLVIVSLLLSGLSGSIAGQAGYIAAQGFNAFQSSNQIAGWAVIAALFTFSLLTIGYGIQAGLGVIAVAFVVTGILAVINIAPIIVFGTAASIGIGSVAASGAGAFAIASAGIFSLTGAIVGSVAGVIAGILIVDGAKVFTAAFTFAGVVVLLSFYISYQAMKGNEKHIIIRNIAIAFSAFGGTSFRKANLTDANFTGASLKGTDFRNANVVRTCFYNAQMLDRIRPGSTYLQKAQLRHLLVTRLGQNKNFDHQDLRGVNLQEANLENASFIDVDFYQANLSNANLSRSILVRTNFERANLRGACLTGSCIQDWILTKGTNLEGIVCDYVYLKWVDGDKRDPMPHRGNFKKGGFILFAKYILDTIDIYHNKDINPRLALTVLKKMSKDYDETLDIVAVGKRGDKVFIKVKLSETVDSQKFKEDYLSRYDDGLILISSSSTSLPSVDELLENRLAEIASNNTDKIPYVNVTYIEYINTPQDLIIQGEVTVENIETRGDTIRQSGSFGIGVNKGTVNTEKLAGTINEANQQNLAEAAKEIQNLLKQLKETNPTETSTVIAAKAADEIRNNSTLKARVISALKSGGKEAFKEAVDNPLVNVLVAIIEGWQEAE; this is encoded by the coding sequence ATGCACAAAAAACCATATAAAAATCTTCGAGGTTGCTCTTTCAAAGATAAAGACTTGGCTGGAGCAGATTTTAGCGATGCAGATATTAGAGGAGCAGATTTTAGTGGTGCTAACCTTCAAGGTGCTAACTTCACAAATGCTCAAGCTGGACTGCAAAAACGTTGGGCTATTTTTCTGGTCATTGTTTCGTTGCTACTATCTGGATTATCAGGATCAATAGCGGGTCAAGCCGGTTACATAGCTGCACAAGGATTTAATGCCTTTCAATCCAGTAATCAAATTGCTGGATGGGCTGTCATAGCGGCACTTTTCACTTTCTCTTTACTCACTATTGGCTATGGAATACAAGCGGGTTTAGGAGTTATAGCTGTAGCTTTTGTTGTAACTGGAATCCTTGCTGTAATTAATATCGCACCTATAATCGTATTTGGAACAGCAGCTTCCATTGGAATCGGATCTGTGGCTGCATCTGGTGCCGGAGCCTTTGCTATAGCGAGTGCAGGAATCTTCAGCTTGACTGGAGCTATTGTCGGATCTGTTGCGGGAGTTATAGCAGGAATTTTAATTGTAGATGGAGCTAAAGTCTTCACAGCAGCTTTTACTTTTGCCGGAGTAGTAGTGTTACTTAGTTTTTATATTAGTTACCAGGCGATGAAAGGAAACGAAAAGCACATTATTATTCGGAACATCGCTATTGCTTTTAGTGCTTTTGGTGGTACAAGTTTTCGCAAAGCTAATTTAACTGACGCTAACTTTACAGGAGCATCACTCAAAGGTACAGACTTTAGAAACGCTAATGTGGTTCGTACGTGCTTCTATAACGCTCAAATGCTAGACCGTATTCGTCCTGGTTCAACTTACCTTCAAAAGGCACAATTGCGTCATTTGTTGGTTACTAGACTTGGACAGAACAAAAATTTTGATCATCAAGACTTACGAGGAGTGAACTTACAGGAAGCTAATTTAGAAAATGCTAGTTTTATTGATGTAGATTTCTATCAAGCTAATTTATCAAATGCTAATTTATCAAGAAGTATACTTGTACGCACAAATTTTGAAAGAGCTAATTTAAGAGGTGCTTGCTTAACTGGAAGTTGTATCCAAGATTGGATACTTACTAAAGGCACTAATCTTGAAGGAATTGTTTGTGACTATGTTTATTTGAAATGGGTTGATGGCGATAAACGTGACCCAATGCCCCATAGAGGTAACTTTAAAAAAGGTGGTTTTATTCTTTTTGCTAAGTATATTCTAGATACAATTGATATTTACCATAATAAAGATATTAATCCTCGATTAGCTCTAACAGTTTTGAAAAAGATGTCTAAAGATTATGATGAAACTTTAGATATTGTAGCTGTAGGAAAAAGAGGAGATAAAGTTTTTATTAAAGTTAAACTTTCTGAAACTGTTGATTCCCAGAAATTTAAAGAAGATTACTTGTCCAGATATGATGATGGTTTAATATTGATTTCATCTTCCTCCACATCGTTACCATCAGTAGATGAGCTTCTCGAAAACAGACTGGCAGAAATTGCTTCTAATAACACAGATAAAATTCCATATGTTAATGTAACATATATAGAATATATCAACACTCCCCAGGACTTAATTATTCAAGGAGAAGTAACGGTGGAAAATATTGAAACGAGAGGAGACACTATTCGCCAAAGTGGAAGCTTTGGTATTGGTGTTAATAAAGGTACAGTTAATACAGAAAAATTAGCTGGAACTATTAATGAAGCTAACCAACAGAATTTAGCAGAAGCTGCAAAAGAAATCCAGAATTTGCTCAAGCAATTGAAAGAAACTAATCCCACTGAAACTAGTACAGTAATTGCAGCTAAAGCTGCTGATGAGATCAGGAATAATTCAACTTTGAAAGCACGGGTAATTAGTGCGCTCAAGTCTGGAGGTAAGGAAGCATTTAAAGAAGCGGTTGATAATCCACTAGTTAACGTTTTGGTAGCAATTATTGAGGGTTGGCAAGAAGCTGAGTAA
- a CDS encoding Calvin cycle protein CP12 — protein sequence MIMVSLNEVINGKKPIEEAILEAITEARTTCTENGNNSANCAVAWDIVEELQAEKAHQKQAKHRKTALEDYCEMYPDALECLIYDL from the coding sequence ATGATCATGGTATCCCTAAACGAAGTTATCAATGGTAAAAAACCCATTGAAGAAGCAATTCTTGAAGCTATTACAGAAGCGCGGACAACCTGTACAGAAAATGGCAATAATTCCGCCAATTGTGCAGTAGCATGGGATATTGTCGAAGAATTGCAAGCAGAAAAAGCCCATCAAAAACAAGCAAAACACCGCAAAACAGCCTTAGAAGACTACTGTGAAATGTATCCAGACGCTTTGGAGTGTTTGATTTACGATCTTTAA
- a CDS encoding GTP-binding protein, whose protein sequence is MSNRNLQETHLNRARASLRQALSWYGYLRKSGQMAANPELASLLKPEIEAINATLNKLDANVIRIAAFGLVSRGKSAVLNSLLGEKILQTGPLNGVTQWPRSVPWKPGDKVLVELIDTPGLDEIAGDSRAQMARDVARQADLILFVVSGDITRTEYQGLLELRQAQKPLILVFNKIDLYPETDKNAIYKNLQQLGAGNIQNQPLLPDEIVMIAAEPAPMEVRVEYPDGSITSEWETPPPQVEELKQTILNILNREGRSLLALNALIQARESEENIAQKTVHIREKEAEDIIWKFSQYKALAIGLNPIAFLDIIGGLITDLALIRALAKLYGLPMTSYEASELLKTILFSSGGLLLSEIGSSFILGLGKSAAAIASGDNPFNITTFFGSAIAQGGIAGYGAYTVGKAAQLYLEKGCTWGQLGANTVIQEILSQVDKNTILYRLQQELGGNFGNL, encoded by the coding sequence GTGAGTAATCGTAACCTACAAGAAACTCATTTAAACCGCGCCCGTGCTAGTCTTAGACAAGCATTATCTTGGTATGGATATCTCCGTAAATCGGGACAAATGGCAGCAAATCCAGAATTGGCAAGTTTGCTAAAACCGGAAATAGAAGCAATAAACGCCACACTGAATAAATTAGATGCGAATGTCATTAGAATTGCAGCTTTTGGTTTAGTCAGTCGGGGAAAATCAGCAGTATTAAATTCTTTATTAGGGGAAAAAATTCTGCAAACAGGACCCCTAAATGGTGTCACTCAATGGCCACGTTCTGTACCTTGGAAACCAGGAGATAAAGTATTAGTCGAATTAATTGATACTCCCGGTTTAGATGAAATTGCCGGAGATTCACGGGCGCAAATGGCGCGAGACGTAGCGCGTCAAGCTGATTTAATCTTGTTTGTGGTTTCTGGGGATATTACGAGAACTGAATATCAGGGATTATTAGAATTACGTCAGGCACAAAAACCGTTAATTTTAGTATTTAACAAAATTGATTTATATCCAGAAACAGATAAAAATGCAATTTATAAAAATCTGCAACAATTAGGGGCAGGAAATATCCAAAATCAGCCATTATTACCTGATGAAATTGTCATGATAGCGGCTGAACCTGCACCAATGGAAGTTAGGGTGGAATATCCAGACGGAAGCATCACTTCTGAATGGGAAACACCACCACCGCAAGTAGAAGAATTAAAACAAACAATCTTAAATATATTAAATCGAGAAGGACGATCTCTTTTAGCTTTAAATGCACTAATTCAAGCCAGAGAATCTGAAGAAAATATCGCCCAAAAAACCGTTCATATCCGCGAAAAAGAAGCAGAAGATATAATTTGGAAGTTTAGCCAATATAAAGCCCTAGCCATTGGTTTAAATCCTATTGCTTTCTTAGATATAATAGGTGGTTTAATTACCGATTTAGCTTTAATTCGGGCTTTAGCTAAATTGTATGGTTTACCCATGACTAGCTATGAAGCCAGTGAATTATTAAAAACAATTTTATTTAGTTCTGGTGGTTTATTATTAAGTGAAATTGGCAGTAGTTTTATATTAGGTTTAGGTAAAAGTGCCGCAGCTATAGCTAGTGGTGATAATCCCTTTAATATTACTACTTTTTTCGGAAGTGCGATCGCCCAAGGTGGAATTGCCGGTTATGGTGCTTATACAGTCGGTAAAGCCGCCCAGTTATATCTAGAAAAAGGCTGTACTTGGGGACAATTGGGCGCTAATACTGTCATTCAAGAAATTTTGTCACAAGTTGATAAAAATACTATTTTGTATCGCTTACAGCAAGAATTAGGCGGTAATTTTGGGAATTTATAA
- a CDS encoding type II toxin-antitoxin system HicB family antitoxin — MNNHYTIIIQWSEEDKCFVVSLPEWGEFCHTHGDTYEEALKNAQEVLEMLISSYLEAGQPIPEPQIIGKSLTAA; from the coding sequence ATGAATAATCATTACACAATCATTATTCAATGGTCAGAAGAAGATAAATGCTTTGTGGTAAGTCTTCCTGAATGGGGAGAGTTTTGTCATACTCATGGAGACACTTATGAAGAGGCTTTAAAAAATGCCCAAGAAGTCTTAGAAATGCTGATTTCATCTTATTTAGAAGCCGGACAACCAATACCCGAACCGCAAATTATCGGCAAATCATTAACAGCGGCTTAA